In the genome of Streptomyces sp. V2I9, one region contains:
- a CDS encoding vitamin B12-dependent ribonucleotide reductase yields the protein MTETASGPARGSRTKGAKTSKGLRIERIHTNPGVHPYDEVTWERRDVVMTNWRDGSINFEQRGVEFPDFWSVNAVNIVTSKYFRGAVGTPQRETGLKQLIDRIVKTYRKAGEGHGYFASPADAEIFEHELAYALLHQVFSFNSPVWFNVGTPQPQQVSACFILAVDDSMESILDWYKEEGMIFKGGSGAGLNLSRIRSSKELLSSGGNASGPVSFMRGADASAGTIKSGGATRRAAKMVILDVDHPDIENFIETKVKEEEKIRALRDAGFDMDLGGDDITSVQYQNANNSVRVNDEFMKAVEAGGKFGLRARMTGDVIEEVEAKSLFRKMAEAAWACADPGIQYDDTINAWHTCPESGRINGSNPCSEYMHLDNTSCNLASLNLMKFLKDDGLGNQSFESERFAKVVELVITAMDISICFADFPTQKIGENTRAFRQLGIGYANLGALLMATGHAYDSDGGRALAGAITSLMTGTSYRRSAELAAVVGPYDGYARNAEPHQRVMKQHADANAKAVHVDDLDSPVWAAATEAWQDVIRLGAKNGFRNAQASVIAPTGTIGLAMSCDTTGLEPDLALVKFKKLVGGGSMQIVNGTVPQALRRLGYQPEQIEAIVAHIADHGNVVDAPGLKTEHYEVFDCAMGERSISAMGHVRMMAAIQPWISGALSKTVNLPETATVEDVEEVYFEAWKMGVKALAIYRDNCKVGQPLSAKTKDKEKEAVTAKAEETIRTAVEKVVEYRPVRKRLPKGRPGITTSFTVGGAEGYMTANSYPDDGLGEVFLKMSKQGSTLAGMMDAFSIAVSVGLQYGVPLETYVSKFTNMRFEPAGMTDDPDVRMAQSIVDYIFRRLALDFLPFETRSALGIHSAEERQRHLDTGSYEPAFESEDLDTDSLAQSAPVRSEPLKAVPDPAEPAVKPAPKTAHTSAELVEMQLGISADAPLCFSCGTKMQRAGSCYICEGCGSTSGCS from the coding sequence ATGACAGAGACGGCGAGCGGCCCGGCACGAGGTTCCCGTACCAAGGGCGCCAAGACGAGCAAGGGTCTGCGTATCGAGCGCATCCACACCAACCCCGGCGTGCACCCGTACGACGAGGTGACGTGGGAGCGCCGTGACGTCGTCATGACCAACTGGCGCGACGGCTCGATCAACTTCGAGCAGCGTGGCGTCGAGTTCCCCGACTTCTGGTCGGTGAACGCGGTCAACATCGTCACCAGCAAGTACTTCCGCGGCGCGGTCGGCACGCCGCAGCGCGAGACCGGCCTCAAGCAGCTGATCGACCGGATCGTGAAGACGTACCGGAAGGCCGGCGAGGGCCACGGCTACTTCGCCTCCCCCGCGGACGCCGAGATCTTCGAGCACGAGCTGGCGTACGCCCTCCTGCACCAGGTCTTCAGCTTCAACTCCCCGGTCTGGTTCAACGTCGGCACGCCCCAGCCGCAGCAGGTCTCCGCCTGCTTCATCCTGGCCGTCGACGACTCCATGGAGTCGATCCTCGACTGGTACAAGGAAGAGGGCATGATCTTCAAGGGCGGCTCCGGGGCCGGCCTGAACCTCTCCCGCATCCGCTCCTCCAAGGAACTCCTCTCCTCCGGCGGCAACGCCTCCGGCCCGGTCTCGTTCATGCGCGGCGCCGACGCGTCCGCCGGAACGATCAAGTCGGGCGGCGCCACCCGCCGCGCGGCCAAGATGGTCATCCTCGATGTCGACCACCCCGACATCGAGAACTTCATCGAGACCAAGGTGAAGGAGGAGGAGAAGATCCGCGCCCTGCGCGACGCGGGCTTCGACATGGACCTGGGCGGCGACGACATCACGTCCGTCCAGTACCAGAACGCCAACAACTCGGTCCGCGTGAACGACGAGTTCATGAAGGCGGTCGAGGCCGGCGGCAAGTTCGGGCTGCGCGCCCGGATGACCGGTGACGTCATCGAGGAGGTCGAGGCCAAGTCCCTCTTCCGCAAGATGGCCGAGGCCGCCTGGGCCTGCGCCGACCCCGGCATCCAGTACGACGACACCATCAACGCCTGGCACACCTGCCCGGAGTCCGGCCGGATCAACGGCTCGAACCCGTGCAGCGAGTACATGCACCTGGACAACACCTCGTGCAACCTCGCCTCGCTGAACCTGATGAAGTTCCTCAAGGACGACGGCCTGGGCAACCAGTCCTTCGAGTCCGAGCGCTTCGCCAAGGTCGTCGAGCTGGTCATCACCGCGATGGACATCTCGATCTGCTTCGCGGACTTCCCCACCCAGAAGATCGGCGAGAACACCCGCGCCTTCCGTCAGCTGGGCATCGGGTACGCCAACCTCGGGGCCCTCCTGATGGCGACCGGTCACGCGTACGACAGCGACGGCGGCCGCGCCCTGGCCGGCGCCATCACCTCGCTGATGACCGGCACCTCCTACCGCCGCTCCGCCGAGCTGGCCGCTGTCGTCGGCCCGTACGACGGCTACGCCCGCAACGCCGAGCCGCACCAGCGCGTCATGAAGCAGCACGCCGACGCCAACGCCAAGGCCGTCCACGTCGACGACCTCGACTCCCCGGTCTGGGCCGCGGCGACGGAGGCCTGGCAGGACGTGATCCGGCTCGGCGCGAAGAACGGCTTCCGCAACGCGCAGGCCTCGGTCATCGCGCCCACCGGCACCATCGGTCTCGCGATGTCCTGCGACACCACCGGTCTGGAGCCCGACCTCGCCCTGGTCAAGTTCAAGAAGCTGGTCGGCGGCGGCTCGATGCAGATCGTCAACGGCACGGTGCCGCAGGCCCTGCGTCGCCTCGGCTACCAGCCCGAGCAGATCGAGGCGATCGTCGCCCACATCGCCGATCACGGCAACGTGGTCGACGCCCCCGGTCTGAAGACCGAGCACTACGAGGTCTTCGACTGCGCCATGGGCGAGCGCTCCATCTCCGCGATGGGCCACGTCCGGATGATGGCGGCCATCCAGCCGTGGATCTCCGGCGCGCTCTCCAAGACGGTGAACCTCCCCGAGACGGCCACCGTCGAGGACGTCGAGGAGGTCTACTTCGAGGCGTGGAAGATGGGTGTCAAGGCGCTCGCGATCTACCGCGACAACTGCAAGGTCGGCCAGCCCCTCTCCGCCAAGACCAAGGACAAGGAGAAGGAAGCGGTCACCGCGAAGGCCGAGGAGACCATCCGTACGGCGGTCGAGAAGGTCGTCGAGTACCGCCCGGTCCGCAAGCGCCTCCCGAAGGGCCGCCCCGGCATCACCACCTCCTTCACGGTGGGCGGCGCCGAGGGCTACATGACCGCCAACTCCTACCCGGACGACGGTCTCGGCGAGGTCTTCCTGAAGATGTCCAAGCAGGGCTCGACCCTCGCGGGCATGATGGACGCCTTCTCCATCGCCGTCTCGGTGGGCCTGCAGTACGGCGTCCCGCTGGAGACGTACGTCTCGAAGTTCACCAACATGCGCTTCGAGCCGGCCGGCATGACGGACGACCCGGACGTGCGGATGGCGCAGTCGATCGTCGACTACATCTTCCGCCGCCTGGCGCTGGACTTCCTGCCCTTCGAGACCCGCTCGGCCCTCGGCATCCACTCCGCCGAGGAACGCCAGCGCCACCTGGACACCGGCAGCTACGAGCCGGCGTTCGAGTCGGAGGACCTCGACACGGACAGCCTGGCCCAGTCGGCCCCGGTCCGGTCCGAGCCCCTGAAGGCGGTGCCGGACCCCGCGGAGCCCGCCGTGAAGCCGGCCCCGAAGACGGCGCACACCTCGGCGGAACTGGTCGAGATGCAGCTCGGCATCAGCGCCGACGCCCCGCTCTGCTTCTCCTGCGGGACCAAGATGCAGCGCGCCGGCTCCTGCTACATCTGCGAGGGCTGCGGCTCGACCAGCGGTTGCAGCTGA
- a CDS encoding GNAT family N-acetyltransferase produces MPPADASAEPGTAPDGGSTGVEDTLDLRLTEELLAVIAEERGSGAARAHAPSELLGDPGAWPAVRTTAGEFALLPVRPERDLPVLSRWMNDPAVAAFWELSGPEAVTADHLRPQLEGDGRSIPCLGVLDGTPMSYWEIYRADLDPLARHYPARPHDTGIHLLIGGVRNRGRGVGTTLIRAVADLVLDNLPRCGRVVAEPDLRNTPSVSAFLGAGFRFSAEVDLPDKRAALMIRDRTYRDQL; encoded by the coding sequence ATGCCTCCCGCCGACGCCTCAGCGGAACCCGGCACCGCACCCGACGGCGGGAGCACCGGTGTCGAGGACACACTCGACCTGCGGCTCACCGAAGAACTCCTCGCGGTGATCGCCGAGGAACGCGGCTCCGGAGCGGCCCGCGCCCACGCCCCGAGCGAGCTGCTGGGCGACCCGGGCGCCTGGCCGGCCGTGCGGACGACAGCGGGGGAGTTCGCCCTCCTCCCCGTCCGGCCCGAGCGTGATCTCCCCGTCCTCAGCCGCTGGATGAACGATCCCGCGGTGGCGGCCTTCTGGGAACTCTCCGGACCGGAAGCCGTCACCGCGGACCACCTCAGGCCCCAGCTCGAAGGGGACGGCCGCAGCATCCCCTGTCTCGGGGTGCTCGACGGCACGCCCATGAGCTACTGGGAGATCTACCGCGCCGACCTCGACCCGCTCGCCCGCCACTACCCGGCCCGGCCGCACGACACCGGTATCCACCTCCTCATCGGAGGCGTGCGGAACCGTGGCCGGGGCGTGGGCACCACCCTCATCCGCGCCGTCGCCGACCTCGTCCTGGACAACCTTCCGCGGTGCGGACGGGTCGTCGCCGAACCCGACCTGCGCAACACCCCGTCCGTCTCCGCCTTCCTCGGCGCCGGCTTCCGCTTCTCCGCCGAAGTGGATCTCCCCGACAAGCGCGCCGCACTGATGATCCGCGACCGAACGTACCGAGACCAGCTGTGA
- a CDS encoding IucA/IucC family siderophore biosynthesis protein: MPIYPASRDAVGSPQLFSPPELNRQIWDRAAARLLAKMLGEFAYEKIIEPVPEPATDGLHRLTLDDGGELAFRARRGAYGSWRVDPDSIEVTEQPPAAHAPSTPVTAHTGVAPVAAHAESAPISAYADAHTAAPPQAGSHAVAPPPAGAQSPADAPAPAPVNGSAATTGPAIATRPFRDPLVFLSRARDLLGLDGTTLGHLIRELTRTLSADARLDHTALTADRLAALDYAELEGHQTGHPWLVASKGRLGFSAADADRFTPETRTPLRLPWIAVSNRIAQYRGVGRVGTPEELYAGELDQDVRDAFADVLRNRGHDPRDYLYLPVHPWQWDEWIVPLFAPAIADGDIVALHTDGDARLPQQSIRTFANVERPERHTVKLPLSILNTLVWRGLPTERTLAAPAVTAWVQGLCEDDPFLRDTCRVVLLGEVASVAVEHPLYDRLPEVPYQYKEILGAIWREPLPPRLAPGERARTLASLLHTDPAGRAFTAELVERSGLAPETWLKRLFAALLPPLLHFLYRYGTVFSPHGENAIVVFDENDVPVRLAIKDFVDDVNVSAHPLPEHATMPDEVRAVLLTEHPAFLTQFIHSGLFVGVFRYLSPLCEEQLGVTEDAFWSLVRAEIVRHHARFPELKERFELFDMLTPEIERLCLNRNRLLVDGYRDRAGRPHAAVHGTVPNPLHPSVRVRE, encoded by the coding sequence GTGCCGATATATCCCGCGAGCCGTGACGCAGTCGGGTCCCCGCAGCTGTTCAGCCCTCCGGAGCTGAACCGACAGATATGGGACCGGGCCGCCGCACGGCTCCTCGCCAAGATGCTCGGCGAGTTCGCCTACGAGAAGATCATCGAGCCCGTCCCCGAGCCCGCGACCGACGGGCTCCACCGGCTGACCCTCGACGACGGGGGAGAGCTCGCCTTCAGGGCCAGGCGCGGCGCGTACGGCAGCTGGCGCGTCGACCCCGACTCGATCGAGGTCACCGAACAGCCCCCGGCCGCCCACGCCCCCAGCACACCCGTCACCGCGCACACCGGAGTCGCCCCCGTCGCGGCGCACGCCGAGAGCGCTCCCATCAGCGCGTACGCCGACGCGCACACCGCCGCGCCGCCGCAGGCGGGCTCGCACGCCGTCGCACCACCGCCCGCGGGCGCACAGTCCCCCGCGGACGCGCCCGCCCCGGCACCGGTCAACGGCTCCGCCGCCACCACCGGCCCGGCGATCGCCACCCGGCCGTTCCGCGACCCGCTGGTCTTCCTCAGCCGGGCCCGCGACCTCCTCGGCCTCGACGGCACGACCCTGGGCCACCTGATCCGCGAGCTGACCCGGACGCTCTCCGCCGACGCCCGGCTCGACCACACCGCGCTCACCGCCGACCGGCTCGCCGCGCTCGACTACGCGGAGCTGGAAGGCCACCAGACCGGCCACCCCTGGCTGGTGGCCAGCAAGGGACGGCTCGGCTTCTCCGCCGCCGACGCCGACCGCTTCACCCCCGAGACCCGCACCCCGCTCCGGCTCCCGTGGATCGCGGTCAGCAACCGCATCGCGCAGTACCGGGGCGTGGGCCGCGTCGGCACCCCCGAGGAGCTGTACGCCGGAGAGCTCGACCAGGACGTCCGGGACGCCTTCGCCGACGTTCTGCGGAACCGGGGGCACGACCCGCGGGACTATCTCTACCTCCCCGTGCACCCCTGGCAGTGGGACGAGTGGATCGTGCCGCTCTTCGCCCCGGCCATCGCCGACGGCGACATCGTCGCGCTGCACACGGACGGCGACGCCCGCCTCCCGCAGCAGTCCATCCGCACGTTCGCCAACGTGGAACGGCCCGAGCGGCACACGGTGAAGCTGCCGCTCTCCATCCTCAACACCCTGGTCTGGCGCGGCCTGCCGACCGAGCGGACCCTCGCCGCTCCGGCCGTCACCGCCTGGGTCCAGGGGCTGTGCGAGGACGATCCGTTCCTCCGCGACACCTGTCGGGTCGTCCTGCTGGGCGAGGTCGCCTCCGTCGCCGTCGAGCACCCGCTGTACGACCGCCTCCCCGAAGTGCCGTACCAGTACAAGGAGATCCTCGGCGCGATCTGGCGGGAGCCGCTGCCGCCCCGCCTCGCCCCGGGCGAACGCGCCCGTACGCTCGCCTCCCTGCTGCATACGGACCCGGCGGGCCGCGCGTTCACCGCGGAGCTGGTCGAGCGCTCCGGCCTGGCCCCGGAGACGTGGTTGAAGCGGCTCTTCGCCGCCCTCCTGCCGCCCCTGCTGCACTTCCTCTACCGCTACGGCACCGTCTTCTCGCCGCACGGCGAGAACGCCATCGTGGTCTTCGACGAGAACGACGTGCCCGTACGCCTCGCCATCAAGGACTTCGTCGACGACGTGAACGTCAGCGCCCACCCGCTGCCGGAGCACGCCACCATGCCCGACGAGGTGCGCGCCGTCCTCCTCACCGAGCACCCGGCCTTCCTCACCCAGTTCATCCACTCCGGTCTCTTCGTGGGCGTCTTCCGCTACCTCTCACCGCTGTGCGAGGAGCAGCTCGGCGTCACCGAGGACGCCTTCTGGTCACTCGTCCGGGCGGAGATCGTCCGCCATCACGCCCGGTTCCCGGAACTGAAGGAGCGGTTCGAGCTGTTCGACATGCTCACCCCCGAGATCGAGCGCCTCTGCCTGAACCGCAACCGCCTGCTCGTCGACGGCTACCGGGACCGGGCCGGCCGTCCGCACGCGGCGGTCCACGGCACCGTCCCCAACCCCTTGCACCCCTCCGTCCGCGTCCGGGAGTGA
- the nrdR gene encoding transcriptional regulator NrdR gives MHCPFCRHPDSRVVDSRTTDDGTSIRRRRQCPDCSRRFTTVETCSLMVVKRSGVTEPFSRTKVISGVRKACQGRPVTEDALAKLGQRVEEAVRATGSAELTTHDVGLAILGPLQELDLVAYLRFASVYRAFDSLEDFETAIVELRAQRPSTEDRGTGETPGVPAPAIAAD, from the coding sequence ATGCACTGCCCCTTCTGCAGGCACCCCGACAGCAGGGTCGTCGACAGTCGCACCACCGACGACGGGACGTCGATCCGTCGCCGCCGGCAGTGCCCCGACTGCTCCCGCCGTTTCACCACGGTGGAGACCTGCTCGCTGATGGTGGTCAAGCGCAGCGGCGTGACCGAGCCCTTCAGCCGCACCAAGGTCATCTCCGGCGTCCGCAAGGCATGCCAGGGACGGCCCGTCACCGAGGACGCCCTCGCCAAGCTCGGCCAGCGGGTCGAGGAGGCGGTGCGCGCCACCGGCAGCGCCGAGCTGACCACCCACGACGTGGGACTGGCCATCCTCGGCCCCCTGCAGGAACTCGACCTCGTCGCGTACCTGCGCTTCGCGTCGGTCTACCGGGCGTTCGATTCCCTGGAGGACTTCGAGACCGCCATCGTGGAACTGCGTGCGCAGCGCCCTTCCACGGAGGACCGCGGGACCGGAGAGACCCCCGGGGTCCCCGCGCCCGCCATCGCCGCCGACTGA
- the lexA gene encoding transcriptional repressor LexA, with protein sequence MTTTADSATITARDHRSQSRLEPVHAMNDALTNTDGPDPARSGRSMPGRPPGIRADSSGLTDRQRRVIEVIRDSVQRRGYPPSMREIGQAVGLSSTSSVAHQLMALERKGFLRRDPHRPRAYEVRGSDQPSTQPTDTTGKPAASYVPLVGRIAAGGPILAEESVEDVFPLPRQLVGDGELFVLKVVGDSMIEAAICDGDWVTVRRQPVAENGDIVAAMLDGEATVKRFRREDGHVWLLPHNAAYQPIPGDEATILGKVVAVLRRV encoded by the coding sequence GTGACCACCACCGCAGACAGCGCCACCATCACCGCCCGGGACCACCGCTCCCAGAGCCGACTTGAGCCGGTGCATGCCATGAATGACGCACTCACGAACACGGACGGGCCCGACCCCGCACGCTCCGGGCGCTCCATGCCCGGCAGGCCGCCCGGCATCCGCGCGGACAGCTCCGGGCTGACGGACCGGCAGCGGCGGGTCATCGAGGTCATCCGCGACTCCGTGCAGCGGCGGGGGTATCCGCCCTCCATGCGGGAGATCGGCCAGGCGGTGGGCCTCTCCAGCACCTCGTCCGTCGCCCACCAGCTCATGGCACTGGAGCGCAAGGGCTTCCTCCGCCGGGACCCGCACCGGCCCCGCGCCTACGAGGTGCGCGGATCGGACCAGCCCAGCACCCAGCCGACCGACACGACCGGCAAGCCCGCCGCGTCCTACGTGCCGCTGGTGGGCCGGATCGCGGCCGGTGGCCCGATCCTCGCCGAGGAGTCCGTCGAGGACGTCTTCCCCCTCCCCCGCCAGCTCGTCGGCGACGGCGAGCTGTTCGTGCTGAAGGTCGTCGGCGACTCGATGATCGAAGCAGCGATCTGCGACGGCGACTGGGTCACCGTCCGTCGCCAGCCGGTCGCGGAGAACGGGGACATCGTCGCCGCCATGCTCGACGGCGAAGCGACGGTCAAGCGCTTCCGCCGGGAGGACGGTCACGTATGGCTGCTCCCGCACAACGCCGCGTACCAGCCGATCCCCGGCGACGAGGCGACCATCCTCGGCAAGGTGGTGGCGGTGCTGCGCCGGGTCTGA
- a CDS encoding DUF4937 domain-containing protein: MLVKWIRCSVVDRKGFDRGQRERAGLVGEPGFRGQSGGWSRTRPDVAHVFAFWDNRVFYDSFMARGHDRLAGGRPGMFRDMRVTLFERRFDVKTGFEPHFAGADVARVAHSRVHEERAEHFVLMQQQVWNPAMAGSPGMLRGVFAEAPGNEFLALSLWQSSAERGKYRAAGAERLAARAQTETDVIELTGDVVELEPSWTV; this comes from the coding sequence GTGCTGGTGAAGTGGATTCGCTGTTCCGTCGTGGACCGTAAAGGCTTCGACCGGGGGCAGCGGGAGCGGGCGGGGCTGGTCGGCGAGCCGGGGTTCAGAGGGCAGAGCGGCGGGTGGAGCCGAACGCGCCCCGATGTCGCCCATGTCTTCGCCTTCTGGGACAACCGCGTCTTCTACGACTCCTTCATGGCCCGCGGCCACGACCGGTTGGCGGGAGGGCGGCCGGGCATGTTCCGCGACATGCGGGTCACGCTTTTCGAGCGCCGCTTCGACGTGAAGACGGGCTTCGAACCGCACTTCGCGGGGGCCGATGTCGCGCGGGTCGCGCACAGCAGGGTGCACGAGGAGCGCGCCGAGCACTTCGTCCTGATGCAGCAGCAGGTGTGGAACCCCGCGATGGCTGGATCGCCCGGCATGCTGCGCGGCGTGTTCGCGGAGGCGCCGGGCAACGAGTTCCTGGCGCTGTCCCTGTGGCAGTCGAGCGCCGAGCGCGGCAAGTACCGCGCGGCGGGGGCCGAACGGCTGGCGGCCCGCGCGCAGACCGAGACGGACGTGATCGAGCTGACCGGGGACGTCGTGGAGCTGGAACCGTCCTGGACGGTCTGA
- a CDS encoding TerD family protein, with amino-acid sequence MSTPSKDIEKVEVRVKWDPSPHGAAANDLDIIAATYPADEPYGAPAYLVHFDSRSPDGTITLNRDSRTGQGFGFDEVMTIELYRLAERYGRVVIGVAIQQRDGRKTFGDIGSTAMEIAEGYTKLAENDFSGVAGATAAVIGEFTRDGAGRWGFRPAVRGFDGEPDAFAAEMGSRAAEG; translated from the coding sequence TTGAGCACTCCGAGCAAGGACATCGAGAAGGTCGAGGTACGGGTCAAATGGGACCCGAGCCCGCACGGGGCTGCCGCCAACGACCTCGACATCATCGCGGCGACCTATCCGGCCGACGAGCCGTACGGCGCCCCCGCCTACCTGGTCCACTTCGACAGCCGCTCCCCGGACGGCACGATCACGCTGAACCGGGACAGCCGGACCGGTCAGGGGTTCGGGTTCGACGAGGTCATGACCATCGAGCTGTACCGGCTGGCCGAGCGGTACGGGCGGGTGGTGATCGGTGTCGCCATTCAGCAGCGCGACGGTCGCAAGACCTTCGGCGACATAGGGAGTACGGCGATGGAGATCGCGGAGGGCTACACGAAGCTGGCCGAGAACGACTTCTCCGGCGTGGCGGGGGCGACCGCCGCGGTCATCGGGGAGTTCACCCGTGACGGTGCGGGGCGGTGGGGGTTCCGGCCGGCCGTGCGCGGCTTCGACGGCGAGCCCGACGCGTTCGCGGCGGAGATGGGCAGCCGGGCCGCCGAAGGGTGA
- a CDS encoding ATP-dependent DNA helicase, with product MTKPSLPELLHAAVAAVGGTERPGQVTMAEAVAEAVDDRSHLLVQAGTGTGKSLGYLVPALAHGERVVVATATLALQRQLVERDLPRTVESLHPLLRRRPQFAMLKGRSNYLCLHRLHEGVPQDEEEGLFDQFEAAAPSSKLGQDLLRLRDWSDDTETGDRDDLTPGVSDRAWAQVSVSSRECLGASKCAYGAECFAEAARERAKLADVVVTNHALLAIDAIEGAPVLPSHEVLIVDEAHELVSRVTGVATGELTPAQVNRAVRRAAKLVNEKAADALMTAAEGFERVMELALPGRLEEVPEDLGYALMALRDAARTVISAIGATRDKSVEDENAVRKQALASVESIHGVAERITQGSEYDVVWYEQHDRFGASVRVAPLSVSGLLREKLFSERSVVLTSATLKLGGDFNGVGASLGLAPEGTAGEDVPQWKGLDVGSPFDYPKQGILYVARHLNTPGREGSRTDMLDELAELVEAAGGRTLGLFSSMRAAKAAAEELRGRLGKPILLQGEETLGELIKNFAADPETCLFGTLSLWQGVDVPGPSCQLVVMDRIPFPRPDDPLMSARQKAVEEAGGNGFMAVAATHAALLMAQGAGRLVRATGDKGVVAVLDPRLATARYGSYLRASLPDFWYTTDRNQVRRSLAAIDAKAKADGA from the coding sequence ATGACGAAGCCATCCCTCCCCGAGCTCCTGCACGCCGCCGTCGCCGCCGTCGGCGGTACGGAAAGGCCCGGCCAGGTCACCATGGCCGAGGCCGTCGCCGAGGCCGTCGACGACCGATCCCATCTGCTCGTCCAGGCCGGCACCGGTACGGGCAAATCGCTCGGCTACCTGGTGCCGGCCCTGGCGCACGGGGAGCGGGTCGTCGTGGCCACGGCCACCCTGGCCCTCCAGCGGCAGCTCGTGGAGCGCGACCTGCCGCGCACGGTCGAGTCCCTGCACCCCCTGCTGCGCCGCCGCCCCCAGTTCGCCATGCTCAAGGGGCGGTCGAACTACCTCTGTCTGCACCGGCTCCACGAAGGGGTCCCGCAGGACGAGGAGGAGGGGCTGTTCGACCAGTTCGAGGCGGCGGCCCCGTCCAGCAAGCTGGGGCAGGACCTGCTGCGCCTGCGGGACTGGTCGGACGATACGGAGACGGGTGACCGTGACGATCTGACGCCCGGCGTCTCGGACCGGGCGTGGGCGCAGGTCTCGGTCTCCTCACGCGAGTGCCTGGGCGCGTCGAAGTGCGCGTACGGGGCGGAGTGCTTCGCGGAGGCGGCGCGGGAGCGGGCGAAGCTGGCGGACGTGGTCGTCACCAACCACGCGCTGCTCGCGATCGACGCCATCGAGGGCGCGCCGGTGCTGCCGTCCCATGAGGTCCTGATCGTCGACGAGGCCCATGAGCTGGTCTCGCGGGTCACCGGTGTCGCCACCGGCGAGCTGACCCCGGCCCAGGTCAACCGCGCGGTCCGCCGTGCGGCGAAGCTGGTGAACGAGAAGGCCGCCGACGCCCTGATGACCGCCGCCGAGGGGTTCGAGCGGGTCATGGAGCTGGCGCTGCCCGGACGGCTCGAAGAGGTGCCCGAGGACCTCGGGTACGCCCTGATGGCGCTGCGCGACGCGGCCCGTACGGTGATCTCCGCGATCGGCGCCACGCGGGACAAGTCGGTGGAGGACGAGAACGCCGTCCGCAAGCAGGCCCTCGCCTCGGTCGAGTCGATCCACGGGGTCGCGGAGCGCATCACCCAGGGCTCGGAATACGACGTCGTCTGGTACGAGCAGCACGATCGGTTCGGGGCCTCCGTCCGGGTCGCTCCGCTCTCCGTGTCGGGTCTGCTGCGCGAGAAGCTGTTCTCCGAGCGGTCCGTGGTGCTGACCTCGGCCACCCTCAAGCTGGGCGGCGATTTCAACGGGGTGGGCGCGTCCCTCGGGCTGGCTCCGGAAGGCACGGCGGGCGAGGACGTCCCGCAGTGGAAGGGGCTGGACGTCGGCTCCCCGTTCGACTACCCGAAGCAGGGCATCCTCTATGTCGCCCGGCATCTGAACACGCCGGGCCGCGAGGGTTCCCGTACGGACATGCTGGACGAGCTCGCCGAGCTGGTGGAAGCGGCGGGCGGTCGCACGCTGGGGCTGTTCTCCTCGATGCGGGCGGCCAAGGCCGCGGCCGAGGAGCTGCGGGGCCGGCTGGGCAAGCCGATCCTGCTCCAGGGCGAGGAGACGCTCGGCGAGCTGATCAAGAACTTCGCGGCCGACCCGGAGACCTGCCTCTTCGGCACGCTGTCGCTCTGGCAGGGCGTCGACGTGCCGGGGCCGAGTTGCCAGCTGGTGGTGATGGACCGGATCCCGTTCCCCCGGCCCGACGATCCGCTGATGAGCGCACGGCAGAAGGCGGTCGAGGAGGCCGGCGGCAACGGCTTCATGGCGGTGGCGGCGACGCACGCGGCCCTGCTGATGGCCCAGGGCGCGGGGCGGCTGGTCCGGGCGACGGGCGACAAGGGCGTCGTCGCGGTGCTGGACCCCCGGCTCGCCACCGCACGGTACGGAAGCTATCTCCGCGCCTCGCTGCCGGACTTCTGGTACACCACCGACCGGAACCAGGTGCGCCGCTCCCTGGCCGCCATCGACGCCAAGGCCAAGGCGGACGGGGCGTAG
- a CDS encoding HIT family protein has translation MTDDWREDRIGSALRGENPSVLRRLEAGFAVIGDVQFLPGYSVLLADDPEVQRLSDLPRPKRMSFLSDMDRLGEAVERACRSLDRSFRRVNLEILGNTDTFLHAHVWPRFDWEPGELVGKPVWLYPRERWSDDRFALGSQHDALRQAIGAELDALSLTTE, from the coding sequence ATGACGGATGACTGGCGCGAGGATCGGATCGGGAGCGCGCTGAGGGGCGAGAACCCCTCTGTGCTGCGACGGCTGGAGGCCGGGTTCGCGGTGATCGGGGACGTCCAGTTCCTTCCGGGGTATTCGGTGCTGTTGGCCGATGATCCGGAGGTGCAACGGCTGTCGGATCTGCCGAGGCCGAAGCGGATGTCCTTCCTCTCCGACATGGATCGTCTCGGGGAAGCGGTCGAACGCGCCTGCCGCAGCCTGGACCGTTCTTTCAGGCGCGTGAATCTGGAGATCCTCGGCAACACCGACACCTTCCTGCATGCCCATGTGTGGCCGCGGTTCGACTGGGAGCCCGGTGAGCTGGTGGGGAAGCCGGTGTGGCTGTATCCGCGTGAGCGGTGGAGTGATGACCGGTTCGCCCTCGGTTCGCAGCACGACGCGCTGCGGCAAGCGATCGGAGCGGAACTGGACGCGTTGTCCCTCACCACGGAGTGA